Below is a window of Geomonas oryzisoli DNA.
CTGGGGCACGACTTCATGCCGCCGGGGATCCACGCCGGCGGTCTGCGCTATCACGGCGAGTCCGCGCTGATCTCCCAGCTCTACCATGCCGGCGAGATCGAGGCGAAGTCCTACAAGCAGAATGCCTGCTTCGAAGGAGCGCTCCTCTTCGCCAGGACCGAGGGGATCGTACCCGCACCGGAATCCTCCCACGCGCTGCGCGCCGCCATCGACGAGGCCGTACTCGCCAAGGAGGAGGGGAAGGAGAAGACCATCCTCTTCGGTCTCTCCGGCCACGGTCAGCTCGACATGGGCGCCTACGACGCCTACCTCTCGGGCCGGCTCGAGGATTACGAGTATCCGGAGGAATCGATCCGCCAGTCCCTGGAGCGGCTGCCGAAGGTGAGCCTATAACAGAAGAGATCCTGGGGAGACTGAAGTCAGCGAGCAAAGAGGATGCTGAAGGTTTTCCCAAAAGAAGTGGTTTTGGTTTTCTCAGAAGTTCTCAGATTTTCTCCGTGGCCAATGGTTTTGGGGTTGGTAAGTTGAGTAATTCTAAGGGTATACGCGCATGACAAAGGTCAAGATTTGTGGCATAACATCCGAGCAGGATGCTCTGATGGCCGTCGATGCCGGGGCCGACGCCTTGGGCTTCGTCTTCTTCGACAAGTCGCCCCGCTTCATCGGAGTGGAGGCGGCAGCGCGCATCATCGAGAAACTTCCTCCCTTCGTGCAGGTGGTGGGGCTCTTCGTCAATGAGGATCTCGATGTCGTCAACAGCACCGCGGACTGCTGCGGCCTGGACATCGTGCAGTTGCACGGCGAGGAAAGCCCCGAGTTTTGCCGCCTGGTCCGACGCAGGGTGATGAAAGCCTTCCGGGTCCGCGGGCCCGAGAGTCTTACCCCGCTTGCCGACTACCGGGTTGCAGCCTACCTGCTCGACGCCTATTCGCCTCACGCCTACGGCGGAACCGGAGAGGTGTTCGACTGGGAGTGTGCCATCGCCGCGAAGCAGCAGGGACGTGTCGTGCTGGCGGGCGGGCTCACCCCCGAAAACATCGCGGCGGCGGTAACGCGGGTTCAGCCATATGGGGTGGATGTTTCCAGCGGCGTAGAGGCCTCTCCGGGAAAGAAGGACCCCGACAAGGTGCGCCGTTTCATCCAGTTGGCCAAGCATCCGCACCCGATCTGAAGCAGCCGGTATATTTAATCGCAACGCAGAACGTAGAACGTAGAACGTAGAACGTAGAACTTGTTTCTAACCCAAACAAAGGAGTGGCAATGAAGATTATCGTAACCGATGAGGTG
It encodes the following:
- a CDS encoding phosphoribosylanthranilate isomerase — protein: MTKVKICGITSEQDALMAVDAGADALGFVFFDKSPRFIGVEAAARIIEKLPPFVQVVGLFVNEDLDVVNSTADCCGLDIVQLHGEESPEFCRLVRRRVMKAFRVRGPESLTPLADYRVAAYLLDAYSPHAYGGTGEVFDWECAIAAKQQGRVVLAGGLTPENIAAAVTRVQPYGVDVSSGVEASPGKKDPDKVRRFIQLAKHPHPI